Proteins from one Sulfurovum sp. TSL1 genomic window:
- a CDS encoding nickel-dependent hydrogenase large subunit — protein sequence MASRKIVIDPITRIEGHLRIEVEVDENNVVTEAWASGQLFRGIEIILKGRDPRDVGLIAQRICGVCTNVHYRASISAVENAYNIALPKNAEIIRDLVTLALFVQDHIIHYYHLHSLDYVDVVSALEADPEKASQVAKAYHEHPYLSSAAHLKSVQQKLDSFVKAGRLGLFANGYWGHSAYRFTPEENLVHMSHYLDALNIQREMSKAIAIFTGKTPHPQNLVVGGVTSVADMLNPQRLNDFMFILKETRDFIERAYIPDMKMAVKAYKHEIKSGFGRGSGNFMAVGGYRFGKSEQLFEGGVIYAHDFKTIDVFDEAYITEEASRSWYEQDAPLSPYDGETTPFYTDLNDDGSLKTEGKYSWVKAPRYKGRPMEVGPVARMIMGYSKGSKTIKPYMQNFMDATGLELIDFSTTLGRNAARAVESQVCCDHIFDFCSELIENIKYYDEETWTKYVFEALAPQAKGHGIFEVPRGVLSHFVSIEDAKISNYQAVVPTTWNASPKDASGIRGPYEESLIGITLADPSNPLEVLRVVHSFDPCLACAVHVMDIKGNDIGQYKINASCAI from the coding sequence ATGGCAAGTCGTAAAATTGTGATAGATCCGATCACAAGGATCGAAGGGCATTTGCGTATCGAGGTCGAAGTCGATGAGAACAATGTGGTTACTGAAGCCTGGGCTTCCGGACAGTTGTTTCGCGGTATTGAGATCATTTTGAAAGGGCGAGATCCACGTGATGTCGGACTGATCGCCCAGCGTATTTGCGGGGTCTGTACGAATGTGCATTACCGTGCTTCCATCAGTGCGGTAGAAAATGCGTACAATATCGCCTTACCGAAAAATGCAGAGATCATTAGAGATCTGGTAACACTGGCACTTTTTGTTCAGGATCATATTATCCATTATTACCATCTGCATTCTCTTGATTATGTGGATGTGGTCTCTGCCCTTGAAGCCGACCCGGAAAAAGCATCACAGGTTGCAAAAGCATACCATGAACACCCCTATCTAAGTTCAGCTGCACATTTGAAAAGTGTGCAACAAAAATTGGATTCATTTGTCAAAGCAGGACGGCTTGGTCTTTTTGCCAACGGTTACTGGGGGCATTCGGCCTATAGGTTCACACCGGAAGAGAACCTGGTACATATGAGCCATTACCTCGATGCTTTGAATATCCAGCGTGAGATGAGCAAGGCTATCGCGATATTTACAGGCAAGACACCACACCCTCAAAACCTTGTGGTCGGTGGAGTGACAAGCGTGGCAGACATGCTTAACCCTCAACGTCTGAATGACTTTATGTTCATCCTCAAAGAAACACGTGACTTTATTGAGCGCGCTTATATCCCTGATATGAAAATGGCAGTCAAGGCTTATAAGCATGAGATAAAATCCGGTTTTGGACGGGGAAGCGGTAATTTTATGGCGGTCGGTGGTTACCGTTTCGGAAAGTCAGAACAGCTGTTTGAAGGAGGCGTGATCTATGCTCATGATTTTAAAACTATAGATGTGTTTGATGAAGCGTACATCACAGAAGAAGCATCACGTTCTTGGTACGAACAGGATGCACCCCTATCGCCGTATGATGGAGAGACCACGCCTTTTTATACGGACTTGAATGATGATGGAAGCTTAAAAACAGAGGGTAAATACAGCTGGGTCAAGGCGCCTCGCTATAAAGGCAGACCGATGGAAGTCGGACCTGTTGCACGTATGATCATGGGCTACAGCAAAGGATCTAAGACCATAAAACCCTACATGCAGAACTTTATGGATGCAACGGGTCTCGAGCTTATAGATTTTTCTACCACATTGGGACGCAATGCGGCACGTGCAGTAGAGTCTCAGGTCTGTTGTGACCATATCTTTGATTTTTGCAGCGAGCTTATCGAAAATATCAAATACTATGATGAAGAGACGTGGACAAAGTATGTATTCGAAGCACTTGCTCCACAGGCAAAAGGACATGGTATCTTTGAAGTTCCTCGAGGAGTACTGTCACATTTTGTCAGTATAGAAGATGCCAAGATATCCAATTATCAGGCCGTTGTTCCGACCACATGGAACGCTTCCCCCAAGGATGCCTCAGGTATCCGAGGTCCTTATGAAGAGTCGCTTATCGGTATCACACTTGCCGATCCCTCCAATCCTTTGGAAGTGTTGCGGGTCGTACATTCCTTTGATCCCTGTCTGGCATGTGCAGTGCATGTCATGGATATAAAAGGCAATGACATCGGCCAGTATAAGATCAATGCCTCTTGTGCCATTTAA
- the metK gene encoding methionine adenosyltransferase, protein MYLFASESVSAGHPDKCADIIADSIVDTLLQRDPDAKVATEVFITGNHIIIGGEVRTKVPVDPAFYEEIAIKALKKIGYPEAGFERGETFFPDEAEVHVHVSTQSPDITMGVEKADHEIGAGDQGMMFGYASIEREDYMPSAFSYAREIRDVLYAYALKHPETFGVDMKTQVVMDYETKENFDHCRPQRIAKIIVAIAHNKAVTQEEVKRLVKKIITENVKFTAGHFNEEDIEFYINNTGRFVQHSPIADSGLTGRKVVCDTYGGYAPIGGGSQSSKDYTKVDRTALYAARWLAKHIVASGLAKKALVQLSYVIAETRPSSVTVDTLHTGLTELKDETLSQIIADKFPLTPRWITQKFGLDRPGKERFLYADIAAKGQIGYAAYPWEVLDELDWFSSLKA, encoded by the coding sequence ATGTATCTTTTTGCTTCAGAGTCTGTTTCGGCAGGACATCCTGACAAGTGCGCAGATATCATTGCTGACAGTATCGTGGATACGTTGCTGCAACGTGATCCAGATGCTAAAGTAGCCACAGAAGTATTTATCACTGGAAATCATATCATCATAGGCGGTGAAGTGAGGACCAAAGTTCCTGTTGATCCTGCATTTTATGAAGAGATTGCCATCAAAGCACTCAAAAAGATCGGGTATCCTGAAGCAGGCTTTGAGAGAGGGGAAACCTTTTTCCCTGATGAGGCAGAGGTGCATGTCCATGTCAGTACTCAGTCACCGGATATCACGATGGGGGTAGAGAAAGCAGATCATGAGATAGGCGCTGGGGATCAGGGAATGATGTTCGGCTATGCCAGTATTGAAAGAGAGGATTATATGCCCAGTGCCTTTTCCTATGCCAGAGAGATCAGAGATGTACTCTATGCCTATGCGCTCAAACATCCCGAGACGTTCGGTGTGGATATGAAAACACAAGTGGTCATGGACTATGAAACCAAAGAGAACTTTGATCATTGCAGGCCTCAGCGTATTGCAAAGATCATCGTGGCTATTGCACATAACAAAGCAGTAACACAGGAAGAAGTAAAGCGTTTGGTCAAAAAGATCATCACAGAGAACGTAAAGTTTACAGCAGGGCATTTTAATGAAGAAGATATAGAGTTTTATATCAACAATACGGGCAGATTTGTGCAGCATTCACCTATCGCAGATTCCGGTTTGACAGGCAGGAAAGTAGTGTGTGATACGTATGGGGGATATGCGCCTATCGGTGGGGGCTCACAAAGTTCCAAAGACTATACGAAAGTGGATCGTACAGCGCTTTATGCGGCAAGATGGCTGGCTAAACATATCGTTGCTTCGGGGCTTGCCAAGAAGGCATTGGTACAGCTCTCCTATGTGATCGCGGAGACCAGGCCTTCTTCAGTCACTGTCGATACCCTGCATACGGGGTTAACAGAGCTCAAAGACGAAACACTCTCTCAGATCATCGCAGACAAATTCCCGCTTACGCCTAGATGGATCACTCAGAAATTTGGTCTGGATCGTCCAGGCAAAGAACGATTTTTATACGCCGATATCGCGGCAAAAGGCCAGATAGGCTATGCAGCGTATCCATGGGAAGTGTTGGATGAACTGGATTGGTTTAGCTCTTTAAAAGCGTAG
- a CDS encoding O-acetyl-ADP-ribose deacetylase, translated as MDRIIIKTGDITKENVCAIVNAANISLMGGGGVDGAIHRAGGAEILEACQKIRQERYPEGLPTGEAVVTSAGNLPSTYVIHTVGPIYHQCGELCAELLASCYRKSLEVAHRLGCKDVSFPAISTGVYGYPKDKAAMIAYESVSHFLEANKDIHVHFVFHNEKDRALFIKTIEGEH; from the coding sequence ATGGATAGGATCATTATAAAAACAGGTGATATAACAAAAGAGAATGTCTGTGCGATCGTTAATGCAGCGAACATTTCTCTTATGGGCGGTGGCGGTGTAGATGGTGCCATCCACAGAGCAGGGGGAGCTGAAATCCTGGAAGCATGCCAAAAGATACGCCAGGAGAGATACCCTGAAGGACTGCCTACGGGAGAAGCCGTAGTCACCAGTGCGGGCAATTTACCTTCAACCTATGTCATCCATACAGTAGGGCCGATCTATCATCAGTGCGGTGAGCTTTGTGCAGAGCTGTTGGCTTCCTGCTATAGAAAATCACTTGAAGTGGCTCATAGACTAGGGTGTAAGGATGTTTCTTTTCCGGCCATTTCTACAGGAGTATACGGTTATCCTAAAGATAAAGCAGCAATGATTGCTTATGAATCGGTAAGTCACTTTTTGGAGGCAAACAAGGATATACATGTGCATTTTGTATTTCACAATGAGAAGGACAGAGCATTATTTATTAAAACGATAGAAGGTGAGCACTGA
- a CDS encoding DUF2905 domain-containing protein — MSDIGKSLIFMGMVIIIVGMVLLFSDRLPFNLGKLPGDISIKKENFSFYFPITTSILISIIVSLLFYLFNRFFK, encoded by the coding sequence ATGAGTGATATTGGAAAAAGTCTTATCTTTATGGGTATGGTGATCATCATAGTAGGTATGGTTTTACTCTTTAGTGACAGACTTCCCTTCAATCTTGGCAAACTTCCCGGTGATATCTCCATCAAAAAAGAGAATTTTTCTTTTTATTTTCCGATCACAACATCTATCTTGATCAGTATCATTGTATCGCTGTTGTTCTATCTCTTCAACAGATTCTTTAAATAA
- a CDS encoding DUF2238 domain-containing protein, with translation MPKSHKLAFAIYIIVWTIMAIDPKYPQDWLIENVLVFIFFPFILWMDKKHQYTLTSLVFLLIFASLHSLGSHYTYAEMEHFNAITHFFGFERNHFDRLVHFLFGLLVFRILFEMILEVTTTAKTALLFTFTVILSISSLYEMLEWLAAVILHPELGMAFLGTQGDVWDAHKDTALAMVGALINILFYPRYKHLWHVRKEKSR, from the coding sequence ATGCCAAAATCACATAAACTCGCATTTGCAATCTATATTATTGTTTGGACCATCATGGCGATCGATCCAAAGTATCCACAGGATTGGCTGATTGAAAATGTGCTGGTATTCATTTTCTTTCCTTTTATCTTATGGATGGATAAAAAACATCAATACACACTGACAAGTCTTGTCTTTCTTCTGATATTTGCGAGTTTACACTCTCTGGGATCACACTATACCTATGCGGAAATGGAACACTTCAATGCGATTACACATTTTTTTGGATTTGAGAGGAACCATTTTGACCGTTTGGTACATTTTCTCTTCGGACTTCTGGTTTTCAGGATCCTGTTCGAAATGATCCTTGAGGTGACAACCACCGCTAAAACTGCGCTGCTCTTTACTTTTACGGTGATCCTTTCGATCTCATCACTTTACGAAATGCTTGAATGGTTGGCAGCAGTTATCCTTCATCCCGAACTCGGTATGGCTTTTCTCGGCACCCAGGGAGATGTATGGGATGCACACAAAGACACGGCTTTGGCCATGGTAGGTGCTTTGATCAATATACTTTTTTATCCAAGATACAAACATCTGTGGCACGTAAGAAAAGAAAAAAGCAGATAA
- a CDS encoding SdiA-regulated domain-containing protein — MKYYVWLPLVLCVSACAGSKGKVIVKIPEASGISYCSSDDTLIVANDEGTYYKIDRKGKILQKRKLGKYDLEGVVCEEAQMIFALENKGMMAVETQSGEKKEIPLDTIYHGRNISLFNKRSGVEGITKVGNSVYLAKQSKKKKRSFIAVVRLMPYPARIVDVLEHHIADTAGLTYHDGYLYMVSDKEDLLIKYDLQKKKIVQKVKLEKGAWEGIAFDSKGNVYLADDNGRVVKYKKKKLGL; from the coding sequence ATGAAATATTATGTATGGCTTCCTCTCGTACTATGTGTCAGTGCCTGTGCTGGCTCAAAGGGGAAGGTGATCGTAAAGATCCCGGAAGCTTCTGGGATAAGTTACTGTAGCAGTGATGATACACTTATTGTCGCGAATGATGAAGGAACGTACTATAAGATCGATCGAAAAGGAAAGATACTTCAAAAAAGAAAGTTGGGAAAGTATGATCTTGAAGGTGTCGTATGTGAAGAGGCACAGATGATCTTTGCGCTTGAAAATAAAGGAATGATGGCTGTTGAGACACAGTCAGGTGAAAAGAAGGAGATTCCTTTGGATACCATCTATCATGGAAGGAATATCTCTCTGTTTAATAAAAGATCAGGGGTAGAGGGCATTACGAAAGTAGGCAACAGTGTCTATCTTGCCAAACAATCCAAAAAGAAAAAGAGATCTTTTATCGCTGTAGTGAGATTGATGCCTTATCCTGCAAGGATCGTTGATGTACTTGAACATCATATCGCTGATACAGCAGGACTTACCTATCATGATGGGTATCTTTACATGGTGAGTGACAAAGAGGATCTTTTGATCAAATATGATCTTCAAAAAAAGAAAATAGTACAAAAAGTGAAATTGGAAAAGGGTGCCTGGGAAGGCATCGCTTTTGATAGCAAAGGAAATGTGTATCTTGCCGATGATAACGGCAGGGTAGTGAAATACAAGAAAAAGAAGTTGGGACTGTAA
- a CDS encoding 6-phosphofructokinase, with translation MKNIAILCSGGDVSGMNAALKRFVEYSIRKGLRPYFVDNGFEGLIDNSIYEACYDDVAGIISRGGTKIRTSRSKRFMEKAYRKQAMDNLKSHNIGYLIVLGGDGSFKGMQALSDESEGVSFAGIPATIDNDIAGTEYCLGVDTALNVIKSAIDSIRDTASSFSRAFVIEAMGRECGYLALVSALTSGAEMCLIPEIPYDLDDYKLCFQRQRIGGRKYFIAVVSEALNNSEQIAQWFEKEIGIESRITVLGHIQRGGNPTVYDRLMAFHFVTQAIDGLLDGNKSSVICYDNGGFNHKKIEDVAYKKYEISPELLKLGSEFG, from the coding sequence ATGAAAAATATAGCCATACTCTGTTCAGGTGGTGATGTTTCAGGGATGAATGCTGCATTAAAGCGTTTTGTTGAATACAGCATCCGAAAAGGACTTAGACCCTATTTCGTTGATAATGGTTTTGAAGGGTTGATAGATAACAGCATCTATGAGGCATGTTACGATGATGTTGCAGGTATCATTTCCAGAGGAGGTACCAAGATACGCACTTCACGTTCAAAACGTTTTATGGAAAAAGCGTATCGTAAACAGGCAATGGATAACCTCAAATCACATAATATAGGATATTTGATCGTTTTGGGTGGTGATGGTTCTTTCAAAGGGATGCAGGCATTGAGTGATGAGAGTGAAGGAGTGAGCTTTGCCGGTATTCCAGCTACGATCGACAATGATATTGCCGGAACAGAGTACTGTCTTGGGGTCGATACCGCGCTCAATGTCATTAAATCTGCCATAGACTCTATCAGAGATACGGCCTCTTCATTCAGCCGTGCATTTGTCATAGAAGCGATGGGAAGGGAGTGTGGATACCTGGCACTTGTCTCAGCTCTGACCTCAGGGGCAGAGATGTGCTTGATACCTGAAATTCCCTATGATCTGGACGATTATAAATTATGTTTTCAAAGACAGAGGATAGGGGGCAGAAAGTATTTTATCGCTGTGGTCTCTGAAGCGTTGAATAATTCAGAACAGATCGCGCAGTGGTTTGAAAAAGAGATAGGTATAGAATCCCGTATTACAGTACTGGGTCACATACAACGCGGCGGGAATCCTACCGTGTATGACCGTCTTATGGCCTTTCATTTTGTCACACAGGCCATAGATGGTTTGCTTGACGGAAATAAAAGCTCTGTTATCTGCTATGATAATGGAGGATTCAACCATAAAAAGATAGAAGATGTTGCTTATAAAAAATACGAGATCAGTCCAGAGTTGTTGAAACTTGGATCGGAATTCGGGTGA
- a CDS encoding LOG family protein: MKKKSNKYSETLQQIRAIVNDPSYEIAEEDKNFIYTNEARGVRLQLDYLKAEVKMQKQGVDHAIVVFGSARIVEFDVAIKALKKIEKELENSPHSEALLIALKKAESRVRKSHYYDEARKFGQLVGQSGKTPEDTHVTVMTGGGPGIMEAANRGASDVGAKSIGLNIELSHEQFPNPYITPELCFQFRYFAMRKLHFMQRAKALVVFPGGFGTLDELFEVLTLIQTKKTPPIPVILLGKEYWNRMIDFEFLQEEDAIAPHDLDIVMYVDNAEEAWHAIIQWHKKNKTPLF, encoded by the coding sequence ATGAAAAAAAAGTCCAATAAGTATTCTGAAACATTACAACAGATCAGAGCCATCGTGAATGATCCCTCCTATGAAATTGCAGAAGAAGATAAAAATTTTATCTATACCAATGAAGCCAGAGGCGTGAGACTTCAGCTTGACTATCTCAAAGCAGAGGTCAAGATGCAAAAACAGGGTGTGGACCATGCGATCGTTGTCTTTGGCAGTGCCCGTATCGTAGAATTTGATGTGGCTATAAAGGCATTGAAAAAGATCGAAAAAGAGTTGGAGAATTCACCTCATTCCGAAGCACTTCTCATTGCACTTAAAAAAGCGGAAAGTAGAGTAAGGAAGAGTCATTACTATGATGAAGCGCGTAAATTCGGCCAACTGGTGGGACAAAGCGGTAAAACCCCAGAGGATACCCATGTCACCGTAATGACAGGAGGGGGTCCGGGTATCATGGAAGCTGCAAACCGGGGAGCATCCGATGTAGGTGCCAAATCTATAGGCCTCAATATCGAACTGTCACATGAACAGTTTCCCAACCCCTATATTACACCCGAACTCTGTTTCCAGTTTCGATATTTTGCCATGCGTAAACTTCACTTCATGCAGCGTGCTAAAGCACTGGTTGTCTTTCCCGGAGGATTTGGCACCTTGGATGAACTCTTTGAAGTCTTGACCCTGATACAGACGAAAAAAACGCCCCCTATTCCCGTTATTCTACTTGGTAAAGAGTACTGGAACCGCATGATTGATTTTGAATTTTTACAGGAAGAGGATGCCATTGCGCCTCATGATCTGGATATCGTAATGTATGTTGATAATGCAGAAGAAGCATGGCATGCCATTATCCAATGGCACAAAAAAAATAAAACCCCCCTCTTTTAA
- a CDS encoding valine--tRNA ligase, with protein MSETTKKGYDPKATEDTYYKIWEERGYFEIDGNKEIQEEGKNFAIMMPPPNVTGSLHIGHALTFTLQDIITRYKRMDGYKTLWQPGTDHAGIATQNVVEKQLLAEGTTKEALGREAFLERVWKWKEYSGGTIVHQMRKLGVSPAWSRERFTMDEGLKEAVKEAFVHLYNEGMIVQNNYMVNWCTHDGALSDIEVEHDEVNGKFYHMNYHFADGSGHVTVATTRPETYFGDTAIMVHPDDERYKDIIGKEVILPLTDRKITIIADDHVDMTFGTGIVKVTPAHDQNDYEVGKRHDLEFITVFDEKGILNEYCGEFAGMERLEARKPIVEKLQAEGYIVKIEDHVHQVGHCYRCKNIVEPYISKQWFVRSEVAKKSIEKTYAGEAQFHPPHWLNSYRAWMDELRDWCISRQLWWGHRIPVFYCDTCDHQWADKHENPEACPHCASKEIHQDPDVLDTWFSSALWAFSPLGWGNNGKMEGTYNDSDLADFYPNSLLITGFDIMFFWVARMMMMGEHFRGELPFKDIYMHALVRDEHGAKMSKSKGNVIDPLDMVEEHSADIIRFTLAFLAVQGRDIKLGAKNLEQFRNFTNKLYNASNFLQMNVDTFADLKDIEIKTPLGKYMQTRLAKAVEEVRETLEAYKFNEAATALYRFVWNEFCDWGIEYSKASKESIAELGAVFKETLKMVSPFMPFISEHLYHKLSGTQLESGNSVMVMNFPKEVKQDADSEATFAIIEEAITAIRRAKVIIDMGNSKIAKAYVKLGTNIDTDVAKPFIQKLAKVEEIEFVDAKVENAVTDVSDNLEVYIPTEEIDLSAIIGKLSKQKEKLEKEIQKLSGMLNNEKFVANAPEHVITENKKALEDAEVKMEKVQTELEGFGV; from the coding sequence ATGAGCGAAACGACGAAAAAAGGCTACGATCCTAAAGCCACTGAAGACACATACTACAAGATCTGGGAAGAGCGCGGATACTTTGAAATAGACGGTAACAAAGAGATCCAGGAAGAAGGTAAGAACTTTGCGATCATGATGCCTCCTCCAAATGTCACAGGAAGTCTGCACATCGGTCATGCACTTACATTTACACTACAAGACATCATCACACGTTACAAGCGCATGGATGGATATAAAACTCTCTGGCAACCGGGAACCGACCACGCGGGTATCGCTACACAAAACGTGGTAGAAAAACAACTTTTGGCTGAGGGTACGACCAAAGAAGCACTAGGCAGAGAAGCTTTCCTTGAGAGAGTATGGAAATGGAAAGAGTACTCTGGCGGTACGATCGTACACCAGATGAGAAAGCTTGGTGTCTCCCCGGCATGGTCAAGAGAACGTTTTACGATGGATGAAGGACTGAAAGAAGCAGTGAAAGAGGCATTTGTCCATCTTTATAATGAGGGGATGATCGTTCAGAACAACTATATGGTCAACTGGTGTACGCATGACGGTGCACTCTCTGACATCGAAGTGGAACATGACGAAGTCAACGGTAAGTTCTACCATATGAACTACCATTTTGCTGATGGAAGCGGTCATGTGACAGTAGCGACAACAAGACCTGAAACCTATTTTGGGGATACTGCAATCATGGTTCACCCTGATGATGAGAGATACAAAGATATCATCGGCAAAGAGGTAATACTTCCCCTGACCGACAGAAAGATCACGATCATTGCTGACGATCATGTCGATATGACATTTGGTACAGGTATCGTAAAGGTAACCCCTGCACATGACCAGAACGACTACGAAGTCGGTAAACGTCACGATCTTGAATTTATTACTGTATTTGATGAAAAAGGTATCCTCAACGAATACTGCGGTGAGTTTGCCGGGATGGAGAGACTTGAAGCAAGAAAACCGATCGTGGAAAAACTGCAAGCAGAAGGTTACATCGTCAAGATCGAAGATCACGTTCACCAGGTTGGCCACTGTTACAGATGTAAGAATATCGTAGAACCGTATATTTCAAAACAGTGGTTCGTACGCAGTGAGGTAGCGAAAAAGTCTATTGAAAAGACCTATGCAGGTGAAGCACAGTTCCACCCTCCTCATTGGCTTAACTCCTACAGAGCATGGATGGACGAACTGAGAGACTGGTGTATCTCAAGACAGCTCTGGTGGGGGCATCGTATCCCTGTCTTCTACTGTGATACATGTGATCATCAATGGGCTGACAAACATGAGAACCCTGAAGCGTGTCCTCACTGTGCGAGTAAGGAGATACACCAGGATCCTGATGTACTCGATACCTGGTTCTCTTCTGCACTTTGGGCATTCTCACCACTAGGCTGGGGGAACAACGGTAAAATGGAAGGAACATACAACGACAGTGACCTGGCTGACTTCTACCCGAATTCACTGCTGATCACAGGATTTGACATCATGTTCTTCTGGGTTGCACGTATGATGATGATGGGTGAACATTTCAGAGGCGAGTTACCGTTCAAAGATATCTATATGCATGCGCTTGTTCGTGATGAACATGGTGCTAAGATGAGTAAGTCCAAGGGTAATGTTATTGACCCGCTTGATATGGTCGAAGAACACTCTGCCGATATCATCAGATTTACACTGGCATTCCTTGCTGTTCAGGGACGTGACATCAAACTTGGTGCAAAGAACCTCGAACAGTTTAGAAACTTTACCAATAAGCTCTACAATGCATCTAACTTCCTTCAGATGAATGTAGATACATTTGCTGACCTCAAAGATATAGAGATCAAGACACCGCTTGGTAAATACATGCAAACCCGTCTGGCAAAAGCTGTTGAGGAAGTACGTGAAACGCTTGAAGCCTATAAGTTCAATGAAGCTGCAACTGCACTCTACCGCTTTGTATGGAACGAGTTTTGTGACTGGGGTATCGAATACTCCAAAGCAAGCAAAGAGTCTATCGCAGAACTTGGTGCGGTCTTCAAAGAGACACTGAAAATGGTTTCTCCATTTATGCCATTTATCTCTGAACATCTCTACCATAAACTCTCAGGTACCCAACTGGAAAGCGGGAACTCGGTCATGGTAATGAACTTCCCTAAAGAAGTTAAACAGGATGCTGATTCTGAAGCAACCTTTGCCATTATCGAAGAAGCCATCACCGCGATAAGAAGAGCCAAGGTCATCATAGATATGGGTAACTCTAAGATCGCAAAGGCATACGTCAAACTTGGTACAAATATCGATACGGATGTAGCAAAACCGTTTATACAGAAACTGGCAAAAGTAGAAGAGATCGAATTTGTAGATGCAAAAGTAGAAAACGCCGTTACAGATGTATCTGACAACCTTGAAGTCTATATCCCGACTGAAGAGATTGACCTAAGTGCGATCATCGGTAAACTTAGCAAACAAAAAGAGAAGCTGGAAAAAGAGATACAAAAACTCAGTGGTATGCTGAACAACGAAAAGTTCGTTGCCAATGCACCTGAACATGTCATTACAGAAAACAAAAAAGCTTTGGAAGATGCAGAAGTCAAAATGGAAAAAGTTCAAACTGAACTTGAAGGGTTCGGTGTATAA
- a CDS encoding tetratricopeptide repeat protein — MTPLAQEAYNALLAKEYDKALELYTALEKQKDPVSYYYLGYLCFRGLGVNQDTKKAFDYYLESATREVPLAQFEVALMLENGEGCEKNESEAAFWYEEAAKRGNIDAFNNLGAMFKEGRGVHQDYKKAFILFSKAAQAGNAKAQFNLGALYDMGLGCEEDKEKAIEWCRKAAYQGHQMAQGIIKRMQQDGQIVF; from the coding sequence ATGACCCCTCTAGCACAAGAAGCATACAACGCATTACTCGCAAAAGAATACGACAAAGCTCTTGAACTCTACACTGCTCTGGAAAAACAAAAGGACCCCGTTTCCTACTATTATCTGGGTTATCTCTGCTTCAGGGGACTTGGAGTGAATCAGGATACGAAAAAAGCTTTTGACTACTATCTGGAATCTGCAACCAGAGAAGTGCCATTGGCACAGTTTGAAGTGGCATTGATGCTGGAAAATGGTGAAGGTTGTGAGAAAAATGAATCAGAAGCAGCCTTCTGGTACGAAGAAGCAGCAAAAAGAGGCAACATAGACGCCTTTAACAATTTGGGTGCCATGTTCAAAGAAGGCCGTGGTGTACACCAGGACTACAAAAAAGCATTTATACTCTTCTCTAAAGCAGCGCAGGCAGGTAATGCAAAAGCCCAGTTTAACCTAGGCGCACTTTATGATATGGGATTGGGCTGTGAAGAAGACAAAGAAAAAGCCATAGAATGGTGTAGAAAAGCAGCGTATCAAGGCCATCAGATGGCACAAGGTATTATCAAACGTATGCAGCAAGACGGACAGATCGTTTTTTAA